In Mesorhizobium sp., one DNA window encodes the following:
- a CDS encoding lytic transglycosylase domain-containing protein, with product MAFLARGAKLVSGIVVAWGLGVGAANAASCGKDASGFEAWKQSFAQQAKAAGVKNKGLQALASAKYATATIKVDRAVKKAFSGDVNSFMKRRGGATIISKGRSLKKANAALFADIERRYGVPPGPLLAIWGMETGFGAAMGNQNTVSAIVTLAYDCRRPDFFNPHAIAALKLVDRGVLSASSVGAAHGEFGHTQFLPGNVLNFGVGNMNLKDKATALASTANFLRGHGYRGGPASANRGAIAGWNSASVYQQAIIIMADAIDAE from the coding sequence ATGGCGTTTCTTGCGCGGGGCGCGAAGCTTGTTTCGGGTATTGTTGTTGCATGGGGCTTGGGCGTTGGCGCGGCGAATGCGGCAAGCTGCGGCAAGGATGCCAGCGGCTTCGAGGCATGGAAGCAATCCTTCGCTCAGCAGGCCAAGGCGGCGGGCGTGAAAAACAAGGGCCTGCAGGCTCTGGCCAGCGCCAAATATGCGACCGCGACGATCAAGGTCGACCGCGCCGTGAAGAAAGCCTTCAGCGGCGACGTCAACTCGTTCATGAAGCGCCGCGGCGGCGCGACGATCATCTCGAAGGGACGATCGCTGAAAAAGGCGAACGCGGCCTTGTTTGCCGATATCGAGCGCCGCTACGGCGTTCCGCCCGGCCCGCTGCTGGCGATCTGGGGCATGGAGACCGGTTTCGGCGCGGCGATGGGCAACCAGAACACGGTGTCGGCGATCGTGACCCTCGCTTATGACTGCCGCCGGCCCGACTTCTTCAACCCGCACGCCATCGCAGCGCTCAAGCTCGTCGACCGCGGCGTGCTGAGCGCCAGCTCGGTGGGCGCGGCACACGGCGAATTCGGCCACACGCAGTTCCTGCCCGGCAACGTGCTGAACTTCGGCGTCGGCAACATGAACCTGAAAGACAAGGCGACAGCGCTCGCGTCGACGGCCAACTTCCTGCGCGGACATGGCTATCGCGGCGGGCCGGCGAGCGCCAACCGCGGCGCGATCGCGGGCTGGAACTCGGCCTCGGTCTACCAGCAGGCGATCATCATCATGGCGGATGCGATCGACGCGGAGTAG
- a CDS encoding DUF1236 domain-containing protein, with protein sequence MIHRYAIPLAAFAFAAATGIASAQSGVTATTDLNVRGGPGPQYPVIGMIPAGGPADLSGCLDNSKWCQVSTSGGPGWVYSDYLTIDRGGTAAIVTESRAEVPVVTYEQPQGGGGAVAGGATGAIAGAIVGGPIGAVVGGVAGAAIGGTAEGLASPPPDKVVTYVRSNQVEPVYLDGEVVVGASLPETVTLAEVPDYEYRYVYVNGQPVLVEPQSRKIVYVVR encoded by the coding sequence ATGATCCATCGCTACGCAATTCCACTGGCGGCGTTCGCTTTCGCCGCCGCGACCGGCATCGCGTCGGCCCAGAGCGGCGTCACCGCCACGACGGACCTCAATGTTCGCGGCGGTCCCGGCCCGCAATACCCGGTGATCGGCATGATCCCGGCGGGCGGCCCGGCCGACCTCAGCGGCTGTCTCGACAATTCCAAGTGGTGCCAGGTCAGCACCTCCGGCGGCCCCGGCTGGGTCTATTCGGACTATCTGACGATCGACCGCGGCGGCACCGCCGCGATCGTGACAGAGAGCCGTGCCGAAGTGCCGGTCGTCACCTATGAGCAGCCCCAGGGCGGCGGCGGCGCCGTGGCCGGCGGCGCGACCGGCGCCATTGCCGGCGCCATCGTCGGCGGCCCGATCGGCGCGGTCGTCGGCGGCGTCGCGGGCGCGGCGATCGGCGGCACGGCCGAAGGCCTCGCTTCGCCGCCCCCGGACAAGGTCGTCACCTATGTCCGCTCGAACCAGGTCGAGCCCGTCTATCTCGACGGCGAAGTCGTGGTCGGCGCCAGCCTGCCGGAAACGGTGACGCTCGCCGAGGTGCCGGACTACGAGTACCGCTACGTCTACGTGAACGGCCAGCCGGTGCTGGTCGAGCCGCAGAGTCGTAAGATCGTCTACGTGGTCCGCTGA